In Brevibacillus brevis, a genomic segment contains:
- a CDS encoding ribonuclease J produces MAKSNHSVLIFALGGVGEIGKNMYVVQSEDDIVVIDAGLKFPEEEMLGIDMVIPDITYLEENRDKVRGIIVTHGHEDHIGGLSYVLKHLNVPVYATKLTLGLIDAKLKEAGILSDTKRVLINSESEIVLGKIKATFFRVNHSIPDSVGVCLETPEGYIVHTGDFKFDQTPVNDQRADLAKMAMIGDRGVLCLLSDSTNSERPGFTGSERSVGIAIKDVFSKSSGRIIVSTFASNVHRIQQVLDAAAQFNRKLAVVGRSMQNVINISRELGYLLVPDGLIVETDEINKLPAEQVVILSTGSQGEPMSALTRMARSAHRKIDILPGDTVIIAATPIPGNEKYVARTIDQLSRIGAEVIYGGHGPNGTVHVSGHGSQEELRLMLNLMKPKFFIPIHGEYRMLKTHSLLAQQVGIPEENIFLLDNGDTVELSGGRARYGPKVHAGNVLIDGLGVGDVGNIVLRDRKLLSQDGILVVVVTLSKQNGTILSGPDIISRGFVYVRESEELLDEANRIVTQTLVKCMEENVNEWSSLKNNVKEALGRYLYEQTRRRPMILPIIMEV; encoded by the coding sequence TTGGCAAAGTCGAATCACTCTGTTCTCATTTTCGCCCTGGGCGGAGTCGGCGAAATTGGGAAAAACATGTACGTGGTACAAAGCGAGGACGACATCGTCGTGATTGATGCCGGATTGAAATTCCCGGAAGAGGAAATGCTGGGAATTGATATGGTCATTCCGGATATCACTTACCTCGAGGAGAATCGCGACAAGGTACGGGGCATCATCGTCACGCACGGACACGAAGACCATATCGGTGGCCTCAGCTATGTCCTGAAGCACCTGAATGTGCCTGTCTATGCGACCAAGCTCACCCTTGGACTGATTGATGCAAAATTGAAAGAAGCGGGTATCCTAAGTGATACCAAACGCGTTTTGATCAACAGCGAATCGGAGATTGTCCTCGGCAAGATCAAAGCGACCTTTTTCCGAGTCAACCACAGCATCCCGGACAGTGTCGGGGTATGCCTGGAAACGCCGGAAGGGTACATCGTCCACACGGGGGACTTCAAGTTTGATCAGACACCGGTCAACGACCAAAGAGCTGATCTTGCGAAAATGGCAATGATCGGGGATCGTGGCGTACTGTGCCTTCTCTCGGACAGCACCAATTCTGAGCGCCCGGGCTTTACCGGTTCCGAGCGTTCCGTGGGGATCGCGATCAAGGACGTGTTTAGCAAATCCAGCGGCCGCATTATCGTCTCCACATTTGCATCCAACGTTCATCGTATCCAGCAAGTTCTGGATGCAGCAGCACAATTCAACCGGAAACTGGCGGTTGTTGGAAGAAGCATGCAAAACGTCATCAACATCAGCAGAGAGTTGGGCTATTTACTCGTACCTGACGGATTGATTGTTGAAACCGATGAAATCAACAAGCTGCCTGCTGAACAAGTGGTTATTCTGTCTACTGGAAGCCAAGGAGAGCCTATGTCCGCTCTCACTCGTATGGCCCGATCCGCCCATCGGAAAATTGACATCCTTCCAGGAGACACGGTGATCATCGCTGCCACTCCCATTCCAGGGAACGAGAAATACGTGGCACGGACGATCGACCAGCTATCTCGCATCGGCGCCGAAGTCATCTATGGCGGTCATGGACCAAACGGAACCGTCCACGTATCCGGTCATGGCAGTCAAGAAGAACTTCGCTTGATGCTCAACTTGATGAAGCCGAAATTCTTCATCCCGATTCACGGTGAATACCGTATGTTGAAGACCCATTCGCTTTTGGCGCAGCAGGTCGGAATACCGGAAGAAAACATCTTCTTGCTGGATAACGGCGACACGGTGGAACTCTCCGGTGGCAGGGCCCGTTATGGTCCAAAGGTTCACGCAGGAAATGTCCTGATTGATGGTTTGGGTGTCGGCGATGTAGGGAATATCGTACTCAGAGACCGCAAATTACTGTCCCAAGATGGAATTCTGGTAGTTGTTGTTACACTCAGCAAACAAAACGGCACGATTTTGTCCGGACCAGACATCATTTCACGCGGATTCGTTTACGTTCGCGAATCCGAGGAATTGCTGGACGAGGCCAATCGCATCGTCACCCAAACACTTGTCAAATGCATGGAAGAAAACGTAAATGAATGGTCGTCGCTCAAAAACAATGTCAAGGAAGCATTGGGGCGTTATCTGTATGAGCAGACACGTCGCCGCCCAATGATTCTTCCGATTATCATGGAAGTCTAA
- the dapG gene encoding aspartate kinase yields the protein MKILVQKFGGSSLTTEDCRIRAIYHMKKAIDEGYALVVVVSAMGRKGDPYATDTLLQLIRNNGNQLPSREMDLLMHTGEIISATIMCSMLNVRGIKATILTGGQANIVTSDDFTNAQILSIDPARIHKELEAGSVVIVPGFQGRTADWEITTLGRGGSDTTATALGVALNAEMVDIFTDVEGIMTADPRIVEEAQPLAMVTYTEICNMAHLGAKVIHPRAVEIAMQANVPIRVRSTFSDDPGTLVTTMLEIGKLGYTVHDRVVMGIAHVPNITQVKVANREGHYDTQLQVFKAMATNNISVDFINVNPLGVAYTVHDEMGEKAARLLTEMGYEPQLLPHCAKVSVIGAGMTGVPGVMAQIVEALTQEDIQILQSADSHTTIWVLVHESDMVRAVRALHQQFNLHAHHM from the coding sequence GTGAAGATTCTCGTCCAAAAGTTCGGTGGTTCTTCCTTGACGACGGAAGATTGCCGGATCCGGGCAATCTACCATATGAAAAAAGCGATCGACGAAGGCTACGCTCTCGTCGTTGTCGTATCGGCGATGGGACGGAAAGGCGATCCCTATGCAACCGATACACTTTTGCAGCTGATTCGGAATAATGGGAACCAACTGCCGAGTCGGGAAATGGATTTGTTAATGCACACGGGTGAAATCATCTCGGCGACGATTATGTGCAGCATGTTGAATGTGAGAGGGATCAAAGCGACCATTCTCACTGGCGGTCAAGCAAATATCGTAACCAGCGACGACTTTACCAACGCCCAAATTCTTTCGATCGATCCTGCTCGCATCCACAAAGAACTGGAGGCGGGCAGTGTCGTGATCGTACCCGGTTTTCAGGGAAGGACGGCGGACTGGGAAATTACCACGCTGGGACGCGGAGGAAGCGATACGACCGCTACTGCATTGGGCGTCGCGTTAAACGCGGAAATGGTAGACATCTTTACGGATGTCGAGGGCATCATGACAGCGGACCCGCGCATCGTGGAAGAAGCGCAGCCGCTAGCCATGGTGACCTACACGGAGATTTGCAACATGGCTCATCTGGGTGCCAAAGTGATTCATCCGCGGGCAGTAGAAATCGCGATGCAGGCGAATGTGCCGATTCGCGTCCGCTCTACGTTTTCGGACGACCCCGGGACACTTGTCACGACGATGCTGGAAATCGGGAAGTTGGGTTATACTGTTCACGACCGGGTCGTCATGGGCATCGCACACGTACCCAATATTACGCAAGTGAAAGTGGCAAACCGGGAAGGACATTACGATACTCAGCTGCAGGTATTCAAAGCCATGGCGACAAACAATATCAGCGTTGACTTTATCAACGTCAATCCATTGGGAGTGGCCTATACGGTTCACGACGAAATGGGAGAAAAAGCGGCCAGATTGCTTACGGAGATGGGCTACGAACCGCAGCTCCTGCCGCATTGCGCGAAAGTGTCTGTGATCGGGGCAGGCATGACCGGTGTACCCGGTGTCATGGCGCAAATCGTGGAGGCCCTGACGCAGGAGGATATTCAAATCCTTCAATCAGCGGACTCCCATACGACGATTTGGGTGCTCGTGCACGAGAGTGATATGGTCAGAGCCGTCCGCGCTCTTCACCAGCAGTTCAATCTGCATGCCCATCATATGTAA
- the dpsA gene encoding dipicolinate synthase subunit DpsA: MLTGIHVAFIGGDARQLEVIKRCIQLDASVTLVGFDNLESNFTGATKKPLTCDVLKDVDALILPIVGTDDQGFVESIFCSKQLQLQEEHVASLPKHCVVYTGMAKPYLKRLVSPQQIPLVELLERDEVAIYNSIPTVEGALMMAIQNTDITIHGSQSIVLGLGRTGLSMARGLHALGARVRVGARRQEHLARIYEMGMTPFHISELRQQVTNADFIFNTVPQLLLTAEVIAQMPQSAFILDLASKPGGTDFRYAERRGIKALLAPGLPGIVAPKTAGQILAKTLSRLIAEQTKPREEST; this comes from the coding sequence ATGCTAACGGGCATACATGTTGCCTTCATCGGCGGTGACGCTCGCCAGTTGGAAGTCATCAAGCGTTGCATACAACTGGATGCCAGCGTCACGTTAGTTGGCTTCGACAACCTGGAAAGCAATTTCACAGGGGCAACGAAGAAACCATTAACATGCGATGTGTTGAAAGACGTGGACGCCCTCATCCTTCCGATCGTTGGGACAGATGATCAAGGCTTCGTGGAAAGCATTTTTTGTTCCAAGCAATTGCAGCTGCAAGAAGAGCACGTGGCCAGCTTGCCAAAGCACTGCGTCGTATATACGGGTATGGCAAAACCGTACTTGAAGAGGTTGGTCAGTCCCCAGCAGATTCCGCTTGTGGAACTGCTGGAGCGTGATGAGGTTGCCATCTACAACTCCATTCCCACTGTGGAAGGGGCACTGATGATGGCGATTCAAAACACGGATATCACGATTCACGGCTCGCAGTCAATCGTGTTGGGACTTGGCAGGACTGGTTTGTCCATGGCTCGGGGGCTGCATGCGCTGGGAGCGCGCGTCAGAGTGGGGGCTCGGCGTCAGGAACACTTGGCACGCATTTATGAGATGGGAATGACTCCCTTCCATATAAGCGAACTGAGGCAACAGGTGACAAATGCTGATTTCATTTTTAATACCGTCCCGCAATTATTGCTCACAGCAGAAGTTATCGCCCAAATGCCCCAGTCGGCGTTCATTCTCGACCTGGCTTCCAAGCCGGGCGGAACCGATTTCCGCTACGCCGAAAGACGAGGCATCAAAGCGCTTCTCGCTCCTGGACTGCCTGGAATCGTTGCACCGAAAACCGCAGGACAAATTCTCGCAAAAACTTTGTCTCGTCTCATTGCGGAGCAAACGAAACCCAGGGAGGAGTCAACATGA
- a CDS encoding aspartate-semialdehyde dehydrogenase, which translates to MANQLTYNVAVVGATGAVGQQMIRLLEERNFPIKTLKLLASGRSAGKTVTFKGQEIVLEEATPESFAGIDFALFSAGGSVSKELAPHAVRHGAVVIDNTSAYRMDPEVPLVVPEVNMEAALENKGIIANPNCSTIQMVAALKPLYDRFGIDRIIVSTYQAVSGAGQSAINELLGQSRDVLDGKEPECNVLPVGKLPVHHQIAFNAIPQIDVFTDNGFTYEEMKMVNETKKIFGDDTVLVSATCVRIPVVYGHSESVYVELKQDFDLEEVKSLLEKAPGIVLADVPEEQRYPLATDAAGKLDVFVGRVRRDLHHPRGLHMWIVSDNLLKGAAWNTVQIAEELIKARA; encoded by the coding sequence ATGGCTAACCAACTGACTTACAATGTTGCAGTCGTAGGTGCAACGGGCGCAGTCGGACAACAGATGATTCGACTTTTGGAAGAGCGCAATTTTCCGATCAAGACGCTGAAGCTGCTTGCTTCCGGACGCTCTGCAGGCAAGACAGTGACCTTCAAGGGGCAGGAAATTGTTCTGGAAGAAGCGACGCCGGAGAGCTTTGCCGGGATTGACTTCGCACTGTTCAGCGCGGGTGGATCTGTGAGCAAGGAACTGGCTCCCCACGCTGTTCGCCACGGCGCTGTCGTGATTGACAATACCAGCGCATACCGGATGGATCCGGAAGTTCCGCTGGTCGTTCCGGAAGTAAACATGGAAGCCGCGCTCGAAAACAAAGGAATCATTGCGAATCCGAACTGCTCGACGATCCAGATGGTAGCCGCTCTGAAACCCTTGTATGATCGTTTCGGCATAGACCGTATCATCGTATCTACTTACCAAGCCGTGTCCGGTGCCGGGCAATCGGCCATCAATGAGCTTCTTGGCCAAAGCCGCGATGTACTGGACGGAAAAGAGCCGGAGTGCAACGTGCTTCCGGTGGGAAAACTGCCGGTTCACCATCAGATTGCCTTTAATGCCATTCCGCAAATCGACGTATTTACGGATAACGGCTTTACGTATGAAGAAATGAAAATGGTGAACGAAACCAAAAAAATCTTCGGTGATGACACAGTGTTGGTGTCTGCTACATGCGTGCGCATTCCGGTCGTCTACGGCCACAGCGAATCCGTCTACGTGGAGCTGAAGCAAGACTTCGATCTGGAAGAAGTGAAGTCGCTGCTGGAAAAAGCTCCAGGGATCGTGCTCGCAGACGTACCGGAAGAGCAGCGCTATCCGCTTGCTACGGATGCTGCGGGCAAACTGGATGTATTTGTTGGCCGTGTGCGTCGTGACCTCCATCATCCTCGCGGGCTGCATATGTGGATCGTATCTGACAACCTTCTCAAAGGCGCGGCTTGGAATACGGTGCAAATCGCTGAAGAACTCATCAAAGCAAGAGCATAG
- a CDS encoding pitrilysin family protein, producing the protein MIQRHTCENGLRIVTEKIPSVRSVALGIWVGTGSKYENDLNNGISHFLEHMFFKGTSTRSAKAIAETFDEIGGNVNAFTSKEYTCYYARVLDQHVPIALDVLSDMYFNSVFDADELEKEKNVVIEEISMYEDTPDDLVHDLIARASYGSHPLGSPILGTEEVLRSLKRDDLVRYVDQHYLPTNTVVTVAGNFDDSLIEDIKTRFSAFQRTAHLPVLTTPDFASDVLAQHKKTEQAHLCISLPGFQVGHEDVYSLILLNNVLGGSMSSRLFQEIREERGLAYSVYSYHSSYKEAGTFTVYTGTAPEQVSQVFDIVTHVLRDVADHGITEKELVKGKEQLKGSLMLSLESTNSRMSRLGKNELLLGRHLSLDEILAKIDRVSHDSVLAVAQELFRSKLALAMVSPLEGFPDNVKNDILL; encoded by the coding sequence GTGATACAACGTCATACGTGTGAGAACGGTCTGAGAATCGTGACGGAAAAGATTCCGTCGGTTCGTTCCGTTGCGCTTGGCATCTGGGTAGGGACCGGTTCGAAATACGAAAACGATCTCAATAACGGGATTTCCCATTTTTTGGAGCATATGTTCTTCAAAGGAACGTCTACGCGTTCGGCCAAAGCAATCGCGGAGACTTTTGATGAAATCGGCGGAAATGTGAACGCTTTTACATCCAAAGAGTACACCTGCTACTATGCGAGAGTGCTCGATCAGCACGTGCCGATCGCTTTGGACGTGCTGTCGGATATGTACTTCAACTCCGTGTTTGATGCGGATGAGCTGGAAAAGGAAAAGAACGTCGTCATCGAAGAAATCAGCATGTACGAGGATACTCCGGATGATCTGGTTCACGATCTGATTGCGCGTGCCTCTTACGGCTCCCACCCGCTCGGCTCTCCGATTCTGGGCACGGAAGAGGTGCTCCGCAGCCTGAAACGCGACGATTTGGTCCGCTATGTGGACCAGCATTATTTGCCGACGAACACGGTGGTTACGGTTGCGGGCAATTTTGATGACAGCTTGATTGAAGACATCAAAACACGCTTTTCTGCGTTCCAGCGCACGGCTCACTTGCCAGTCTTGACGACGCCGGATTTCGCTTCAGACGTCCTGGCCCAGCACAAGAAGACGGAACAGGCGCATCTGTGCATCTCGCTGCCGGGCTTCCAGGTCGGACATGAGGATGTCTACTCCTTGATCCTTTTGAACAACGTACTCGGCGGGAGCATGAGCTCGCGGCTTTTCCAGGAAATCCGCGAAGAGCGCGGCCTGGCTTACTCCGTATACTCCTACCATTCGTCCTACAAGGAAGCCGGCACATTCACCGTCTACACCGGCACGGCTCCGGAGCAAGTCAGTCAGGTGTTTGATATCGTGACTCATGTCCTGCGGGATGTGGCCGATCACGGCATCACTGAAAAGGAACTCGTCAAGGGCAAAGAGCAGCTGAAAGGGAGCCTGATGCTCAGCCTGGAGAGTACGAACAGCCGCATGAGTCGCCTCGGCAAGAACGAACTTCTGTTAGGGCGTCACCTCAGTCTCGATGAAATTTTGGCGAAGATCGATAGGGTGTCGCATGATTCCGTACTGGCGGTGGCGCAAGAGCTGTTCCGCTCCAAGCTGGCTCTCGCGATGGTCAGTCCGCTGGAAGGGTTCCCTGACAACGTGAAAAACGACATTCTTCTGTAG
- a CDS encoding YlmC/YmxH family sporulation protein, giving the protein MRLSDLGGKEIIGLDTGEKMGVISDSDLVINPDDGQIQSIILPGGSFLGFGKKRDDIVIPWNSIVKIGPDMIIIQLKSPEIQASQK; this is encoded by the coding sequence ATGCGTCTTAGCGATTTGGGAGGGAAAGAAATCATTGGGCTTGATACGGGGGAAAAGATGGGCGTGATCAGCGATTCCGATCTTGTCATCAATCCGGACGATGGACAAATCCAGTCGATTATCTTGCCGGGCGGGAGCTTTTTGGGATTTGGCAAGAAACGGGATGATATTGTTATCCCGTGGAATTCGATCGTGAAAATCGGTCCGGACATGATCATTATCCAGCTAAAATCGCCGGAAATACAAGCTTCCCAAAAGTAG
- a CDS encoding dipicolinate synthase subunit B has translation MSKLQGKTIGFGLSGSHCTFEETMPQIKRFVDAGARVVPIVSNTVMTTDTRFGTSLSWQEQIKELTGEELISTIPQAEPLGPSKLLDVMLIAPCTGSTTSRLANAITDSAVLMAAKATMRNLRPLVVAISTNDGLGLNAANIAKLLAAKNIYFVPFGQDAPDKKPNSLVARMDLLLETCEAALEGRQLQPLLIERFNY, from the coding sequence ATGAGCAAACTACAAGGGAAGACCATCGGTTTTGGTTTATCTGGATCGCACTGCACGTTTGAGGAAACCATGCCGCAAATCAAGAGATTTGTGGATGCCGGGGCACGCGTGGTCCCGATCGTCTCCAATACGGTGATGACGACAGATACCCGATTCGGCACCTCTTTAAGCTGGCAGGAGCAGATCAAGGAGCTGACAGGTGAAGAGTTGATCTCGACGATTCCCCAAGCGGAGCCATTAGGTCCTTCCAAGCTCCTGGACGTCATGCTCATCGCTCCTTGCACCGGCAGTACGACGAGCCGTTTGGCCAATGCCATTACGGACAGCGCCGTGCTGATGGCTGCCAAAGCGACGATGCGCAATCTGCGTCCGCTTGTCGTTGCGATTTCCACCAATGATGGTCTGGGATTAAATGCGGCCAATATTGCCAAGCTGTTGGCTGCGAAAAACATCTATTTCGTACCTTTTGGCCAGGACGCCCCGGATAAAAAACCGAATTCGCTTGTCGCCCGCATGGACTTACTTTTGGAGACGTGCGAAGCTGCCTTGGAAGGTCGACAATTGCAACCCTTGCTCATCGAAAGATTCAACTATTAA
- a CDS encoding polysaccharide deacetylase family protein, with amino-acid sequence MAGSKRRLWFTISCAVLFMLVLNYQPIHLYIDVLKKHQAITAEGRVDERERLRGLIEQWKEGKEELPIDTVYDKSWKSAIPGYDGRIVDVEASIDKMLAAGKEGPDLLVFKDIPPAVSLEKLGPLPIYRGNPKKPAISFMINVAWGNEYLDSMLDTLDKHGVKTTFFLDGSWVKRYPEEAKKIAARGHEIGNHAYSHPDMKTLGVQSIQQEIGKTQEVIEKTLGVRPTLFAPPSGSFNQRVVQIAHSPFQMKTIMWSADTVDWQKPSSSWVVRKISRLMGNGVLVLMHPTAASEAALDQLLTLAEQKGLKPTTVSEVISTSRLTR; translated from the coding sequence ATGGCAGGATCCAAGAGGAGACTTTGGTTTACGATCAGTTGTGCGGTGCTGTTCATGCTCGTGCTGAACTATCAGCCCATTCACCTCTACATAGACGTCTTAAAGAAACACCAAGCGATTACGGCAGAAGGGCGCGTGGATGAGAGGGAGCGACTGCGCGGGTTGATCGAGCAATGGAAAGAAGGAAAGGAGGAGCTGCCGATCGACACCGTGTACGATAAAAGCTGGAAATCGGCAATTCCTGGCTACGACGGGCGTATTGTAGACGTAGAGGCATCGATCGACAAAATGCTCGCTGCCGGAAAGGAAGGTCCGGATCTGCTGGTCTTCAAAGATATTCCTCCAGCCGTGTCGCTGGAAAAGCTGGGGCCTTTGCCTATCTACCGCGGCAATCCGAAAAAACCTGCGATCTCCTTTATGATCAATGTTGCCTGGGGCAACGAGTATTTGGATTCGATGCTCGACACGCTTGACAAGCACGGTGTGAAGACAACCTTTTTTCTGGATGGCTCATGGGTGAAGCGCTACCCGGAGGAAGCCAAAAAGATCGCAGCCCGCGGGCACGAGATTGGCAACCACGCCTATTCCCATCCGGATATGAAGACGCTCGGTGTGCAGAGTATCCAGCAAGAGATCGGCAAGACGCAGGAGGTCATAGAAAAAACACTCGGGGTCAGACCCACGCTGTTTGCCCCGCCATCCGGATCGTTCAATCAACGGGTGGTACAGATCGCTCATTCTCCGTTTCAAATGAAGACAATCATGTGGTCGGCTGACACCGTGGATTGGCAAAAGCCTTCCTCGAGCTGGGTGGTGCGAAAAATCAGCAGGCTGATGGGCAATGGCGTGCTGGTGCTGATGCACCCGACGGCGGCATCGGAGGCGGCACTCGACCAGCTGCTGACCTTGGCCGAGCAAAAAGGACTGAAGCCTACGACGGTATCGGAAGTGATCTCCACCAGCCGCTTGACGCGCTGA
- the dapA gene encoding 4-hydroxy-tetrahydrodipicolinate synthase produces the protein MARFGRLVTAMVTPFNEHLEIDFEKTERLIDHLLATGTEAIVVSGTTGESPTLSRSEKLELFKHTVAYAKGKCHLIAGTGSNDTASTVEFTQAVQALGVDAVMVVAPYYSRPSQEGLFAHFKTVAEATDLPVMLYNVPGRTAVNMTAETTLRLAQLPNVVCIKEASGNLSQMAKIIEHAPEGFELYSGDDSLTLPILSIGGVGIVSVASHVVGCPMTEMIDSFFAGDHLSAARLHRKLMPVFEGLFAYPSPGPTKVALEKLGVAVGGVRLPLFELNEQEKAFVHSLLV, from the coding sequence GTGGCACGTTTTGGCCGGCTGGTTACTGCAATGGTAACCCCGTTTAATGAACACCTGGAGATCGACTTCGAGAAAACGGAGCGCCTCATCGACCATTTGCTTGCGACTGGCACCGAAGCCATCGTAGTCAGCGGGACCACGGGAGAGTCGCCGACCTTGTCCCGCAGTGAAAAGCTGGAGCTATTTAAGCACACCGTGGCCTATGCCAAAGGCAAATGCCACTTGATTGCAGGGACGGGCAGCAACGATACAGCGTCTACTGTGGAGTTCACCCAGGCCGTTCAAGCGCTAGGGGTTGACGCTGTCATGGTAGTGGCACCGTACTACAGCCGTCCATCGCAGGAAGGGCTGTTCGCTCACTTCAAGACCGTGGCGGAAGCAACCGATTTGCCGGTCATGCTGTACAACGTGCCTGGCAGGACGGCCGTGAACATGACGGCGGAAACCACGCTTCGTCTCGCTCAATTGCCGAACGTCGTCTGCATCAAGGAAGCCTCGGGCAATTTGTCGCAAATGGCGAAGATCATCGAGCATGCCCCCGAAGGTTTCGAACTATACAGTGGAGACGACAGCTTGACCCTGCCGATCCTCTCCATCGGAGGCGTTGGAATCGTCAGCGTGGCAAGCCATGTGGTTGGCTGCCCCATGACGGAGATGATCGATTCCTTCTTCGCAGGCGATCACCTATCCGCTGCCCGATTGCATCGAAAGCTGATGCCTGTGTTTGAAGGATTGTTCGCCTACCCGAGTCCAGGACCGACCAAGGTCGCGCTGGAAAAGCTCGGCGTGGCGGTCGGCGGCGTTCGTCTGCCCCTGTTTGAACTGAATGAACAGGAGAAGGCGTTTGTCCATTCGCTCCTTGTTTAG